The Lycium ferocissimum isolate CSIRO_LF1 chromosome 10, AGI_CSIRO_Lferr_CH_V1, whole genome shotgun sequence genome window below encodes:
- the LOC132034356 gene encoding PWWP domain-containing protein 4-like, whose product MGSDKSKGSGSGSIDMCSQVEFRGYNCKSCSVGPDMYDTSKLVGGGEVHIADVEGESKNILGFGDLVWGKVPSHSWWPGQIYDESLVPSPRCGKKRDGSVLVAFYGDGSYAWLDHDQIIPFEPHFEEKSNKSKIQTFVVAVKEAVDELKKRAVLGLTCFCQGNFQPTTIKGLYKVDVSGYEPGAIYSSKQIKQCRDGFQPHGVFSFVKKLAMSPRSLQNFYDIISRAKVTAYRKAVFEENDETYDEAFDEFEKGDETYDQAFGVKASSSEDPADFSKDGNQRKDFSKDGIKGIATRRNMTNEGLQIKCSLKTGSDKSKNILGFGDLVWGKVRSHPWWPGQVYNESLIPSQLYHRKRDGSVLVAFYGDFEYAWLDNDQIIPFEPHFEEKSNKSKIQTFIVAVEEAIDELKKRAALGLTCFCQGNSQPTRIEGLYEVDVSGYDPGAIYSLKQIKKCRDGFQPHEMFSFVKKLAMSPRSLQNVYGIINCAKVTAYRKAVFEDNDETYDEAFDEFEKGDEIYDQAYGVKASSSEDPADFSKDGNQLKGTVGSQVDQGDCSKESCKGETKRKRLEESPSDDQSRKGKFQKDAFFDNLVTKSGEETDGIYCCKSGETVKKKKHNKLNDYATPQNGGLLSDLLASACDPFCGVELGNATGAFKHLEQYQQSCCPDEHEKTNKKRTLLKCQDEHMTRKEGLRDLTKKYGDQKFLTPQEGDDVEIQSTLSVQSEKKFTEESARKAEPTMLVIKFPPQTMLPTASELKAKFAYFGPFDESATRILGGSATCQIVFMYKSNAQAAHDYAVESRTLFNSDVNYHLTDFDGSKEFMGESFDDIRSFEGEPHHMSFQELPLQSDTDLKSFPKENSKCGEETLSSSIQYKHEVDSLDETVVAINAKYSMDEGWKSHYQQNLSAINCSDLSLQLANLFQKCNEILGGIEGSQDQ is encoded by the exons atgggaagtgacAAATCAAAAGGATCAGGATCTGGCTCTATAGATATGTGCAGTCAGGTTGAGTTTAGGGGTTATAATTGTAAAAGTTGTAGTGTTGGACCTGATATGTATGACACTAGCAAATtggtgggtggtggtgaggtCCATATTGCTGATGTTGAAGGAGAATCGAAGAATATATTAGGCTTTGGAGACCTTGTTTGGGGAAAGGTACCGTCTCATTCGTGGTGGCCAGGGCAAATATACGATGAGAGTCTAGTACCTTCTCCACGATGCGGTAAAAAGAGAGATGGTTCAGTTCTAGTTGCCTTTTATGGTGATGGTAGTTATGCGTGGCTTGATCATGATCAAATCATCCCTTTTGAACCTCATTTTGAAGAGAAGTCAAACAAGTCAAAAATTCAAACTTTCGTTGTAGCAGTTAAAGAAGCTGTTGATGAGCTGAAAAAGAGAGCGGTACTTGGCTTGACTTGCTTCTGCCAGGGTAATTTTCAGCCTACAACAATTAAAGGGCTTTATAAAGTTGATGTAAGCGGGTATGAACCTGGGGCCATTTATTCGTCAAAGCAGATTAAACAATGCAGAGATGGTTTCCAGCCACATGGGGTGTTTTCATTTGTAAAGAAGTTAGCCATGTCTCCAAGATCATTGCAGAATTTTTATGATATAATTAGCAGAGCAAAGGTTACTGCTTACAGAAAAGCAGTTTTTGAAGAGAATGATGAGACCTATGATGAGGcatttgatgaatttgaaaaaggTGATGAGACCTATGATCAGGCATTTGGAGTGAAAGCCTCAAGCTCAGAGGATCCTGCAGATTTTTCAAAAGATGGGAATCAACGTAAAG ATTTTTCAAAAGACGGGATCAAGGGGATTGCTACAAGGAGAAATATGACTAATGAAGGCTTGCAGATTAAATG TTCACTGAAAACGGGAAGTGACAAATCAAAGAATATATTAGGCTTTGGAGACCTTGTTTGGGGAAAGGTACGGTCTCATCCATGGTGGCCAGGACAAGTATACAATGAGAGTCTAATACCTTCTCAACTATACCATAGAAAGAGAGATGGTTCAGTTCTAGTCGCCTTTTATGGTGATTTTGAATATGCGTGGCTTGATAATGATCAAATCATCCCTTTTGAACCTCATTTTGAGGAGAAGTCAAACAAGTCGAAAATTCAAACTTTCATTGTGGCAGTTGAAGAAGCTATTGATGAGCTGAAAAAGAGAGCAGCACTTGGCTTGACTTGCTTCTGCCAGGGTAATTCTCAGCCTACAAGAATTGAAGGGCTTTATGAAGTTGATGTGAGCGGGTATGACCCTGGGGCCATTTATTCATTAAAGCAGATTAAAAAATGTAGAGATGGTTTCCAGCCACATGAGATGTTTTCATTTGTAAAGAAGTTGGCCATGTCTCCAAGATCTTTGCAGAATGTTTACGGAATAATTAACTGTGCAAAGGTTACTGCTTACAGAAAAGCAGTTTTTGAGGATAATGATGAGACGTATGATGAGGCATTTGACGAATTTGAAAAAGGTGATGAGATCTATGATCAAGCATATGGAGTGAAAGCCTCAAGCTCTGAGGACCCTGCAGATTTTTCAAAAGACGGGAATCAACTTAAAG GTACTGTTGGGTCTCAGGTAGATCAAGGGGATTGCTCCAAGGAGTCATGTAAAGGAGAAACTAAAAGGAAGAGGTTGGAAGAGTCTCCATCAGATGATCAGAGTCGGAAAGGCAAGTTCCAAAAGGATGCCTTCTTTGACAATCTGGTAACAAAATCAGGTGAAGAAACTGATGGAATCTATTGTTGCAAAAGTGGAGAAACTgtcaaaaagaagaaacataACAAGCTTAATGACTATGCTACTCcacaaaatggtggtcttttgTCCGATTTGCTGGCTTCTGCGTGTGATCCATTTTGTGGAGTCGAACTGGGAAATGCTACTGGTGCATTTAAGCATTTGGAGCAATACCAACAGAGTTGTTGTCCAGATGAACATGAGAAGACTAACAAAAAGCGGACACTCTTGAAATGCCAAGACGAACATATGACTAGGAAAGAAGGGTTGAGGGACTTGACAAAGAAGTATGGTGACCAAAAATTTTTGACACCCCAAGAAGGTGATGACGTTGAAATCCAATCAACATTGTCAGTGCAGTCTGAAAAGAAGTTTACTGAGGAGTCTGCAAGGAAAGCTGAACCAACAATGCTGGTAATAAAGTTCCCTCCTCAAACCATGCTCCCAACTGCTTCAGAATTAAAAGCCAAGTTTGCATATTTTGGGCCATTTGATGAATCAGCTACCCGTATCTTGGGGGGATCAGCAACATGTCAAATTGTATTCATGTACAAGTCTAATGCTCAGGCTGCACATGACTACGCAGTCGAAAGTAGAACCTTGTTCAACTCTGATGTGAATTACCACTTAACAGACTTTGATGGTTCAAAAGAGTTCATGGGAGAAAGTTTTGATGACATTCGATCTTTTGAAGGTGAACCACATCATATGTCATTCCAGGAGTTGCCTTTGCAGTCCGATACTGACTTGAAGTCATTCCCCAAGGAAAACTCAAAGTGCGGGGAAGAGACTCTTTCTTCTAGCATTCAGTATAAGCATGAAGTTGATAGTTTGGATGAGACTGTTGTGGCCATTAATGCAAAATATTCCATGGATGAGGGATGGAAGAGTCATTATCAACAGAATCTCAGTGCCATTAACTGTTCAGATTTGTCGCTTCAGTTGGCTAACCTTTTCCAGAAGTGCAATGAAATTTTGGGTGGGATTGAAGGGTCACAAGACCAATAG